A genome region from Aliivibrio salmonicida LFI1238 includes the following:
- a CDS encoding alanine racemase, with the protein MNFTKCALALSLILPTSAISAPLLTLDTLTSQEKIQQTNAWLEIDTQAFKHNIDTLKKSLNSDTKICAIMKADAYGNGIEGLMDSVISRDVECIGIISNLNSG; encoded by the coding sequence ATGAACTTTACAAAATGTGCTTTGGCGTTAAGCCTTATTTTACCGACATCAGCTATTTCTGCGCCATTATTAACGCTAGACACACTCACTTCTCAAGAGAAAATTCAACAAACAAATGCATGGTTAGAAATTGATACTCAAGCATTTAAACATAATATTGATACATTAAAAAAATCACTTAATTCAGACACTAAAATCTGTGCGATCATGAAAGCGGATGCATACGGTAATGGAATTGAAGGACTCATGGATTCTGTGATTAGTCGTGATGTTGAATGTATTGGTATCATAAGTAACCTGAATTCTGGATAA